The Musa acuminata AAA Group cultivar baxijiao chromosome BXJ1-3, Cavendish_Baxijiao_AAA, whole genome shotgun sequence genome window below encodes:
- the LOC103992979 gene encoding uncharacterized protein LOC103992979 — protein sequence MDAFSGYNQIRMAPEDQEHMAFITDLGVYFYKVMPFGLKNASATYQRAVNKMFAAQIGRNIEVYVDDMIVKSRMVADHLTDLAETFSTLRKYGLRLNPTKCTFDVGSGRFLGFIVHERGIDVNLKKRLNGRLAALSRFLSRSGDRCLPFFRALKNPKDFQWTVQCEEAFTQVKRHLANLPRLASVVFGEKLSVYLAASQHAVSSVLTKEVSGEQLPVYYASHILNGPEERYPPLEKLTLALVLASRKLRPYFQAHTIEVITDQSLRQVLSKFDVAGRLLKWSVELGEFDIHYVPRTIIKTQSVADFIAELADGGNGSPEQTEEAWDLHVDDSATSSSAGAGLVLSAPDGRSFERSLHFGFRATNNEVEYEALLAGLKLALEMQVDVIHIFTDSQLVAEQLSGGYEAREPTMARYLAEVKILASNFSRFTLSKVPRNQNERTDELAKMASRLDHGNRPAIEDLPSRAISVLSVALAEARTTWVQEMLLFKRNGVLPDDEAAARRIRRMQAWYSEVNGRLYKRSFSQPLLRCLEPSEVKAVLAEVHEGICREHIAARTLAYKILRQGYYWPTMSQDARNYVQWCGPCQWHARTPRQSAVPLSPIDCAWPVAQWGLDLLGPFPRASGQRRYIIVGVDYFTKWTEAEPLATITERQVEKFVWKNIMTRFGLPEAIITDNGP from the exons atggacgccttctccggatacaaccagatcagaatggcgcctGAAGACCAAGAACACATGGCTTTCATCACCGACTTGGGGGTGTATTTCTACAAAGTCATGCCCTTTGGGCTCAAGAACGCAAGCGCCACCTACCAGAGGGCCGTGAACAAAATGTTCGCCGCTCAAATCGGGCGGAACATCGAAGTCTATGTCGATGACATGATCGTCAAAAGTCGCATGGTGGCAGACCACCTGACCGACTTGGCTGAAACATTCTCTACACTCCGGAAGTATGGCCTACGGTTAAACCCGACAAAGTGCACCTTCGACGTCGGGTCGGGaaggttcctcggattcatcgtgcATGAAAGGGGAATCGACGTGAATCTGAAAAAG CGACTAAACGGACGGCTTGCTGCCTTATCCCGATTTCTGTCTCGGTCCGGTgatcgttgcctccccttcttccgggcgtTAAAAAACCCCAAGGACTTCCAGTGGACGGTGCAGTGTGAAGAGGCTTTTACACAAGTCAAGCGGCACCTGGCCAACCTTCCCCGCCTTGCTTCGGTCGTCTTCGGGGAAAAGCTCAGCGTTTACTTGGCCGCCTCCCAGCATGCGGTCAGCTCCGTCCTAACCAAAGAAGTTTCCGGGGAGCAACTACCGGTCTACTACGCCAGCCACATCCTGAACGGGCCCGAGGAGCGGTATCCGCCGCTCGAAAAGCTCACTTTGGCACTTGTGCTGGCATCCCGGAAATTACGCCCTTACTTCCAGGCTCACACGATTGAGGTAATCACTGACCAGTCGCTCCGGCAGGTTTTGTCTAAGTTTGATGTCGCAGGTCGActcctcaagtggtcggtagAACTCGGAGAGTTCGACATACATTACGTTCCAAGGACTATCATCAAGACCCAGTCCgtagccgacttcatcgcagAACTGGCCGATGGCGGGAATGGAAGCCCCGAGCAGACGGAGGAGGCGTGGGACTTGCACGTGGACGACTCGGCTACCTCCAGCAGCGCCGGCGCGGGGTTGGTACTCTCAGCTCCCGACGGACGCTCATTCGAACGATCCCTCCACTTCGGGTTCCGGGCCACCAATAATGAAGTcgaatacgaggcgctcctggCTGGACTTAAGCTGGCCCTTGAAATGCAGGTGGACGTCATTCACATCTTCACTGACTCGCAGCTCGTCGCCGAGCAACTTAGCGGTGGGTACGAAGCCAGAGAACCAACCATGGCAAGGTACCTAGCAGAGGTAAAAATCTTAGCTTCCAACTTCTCCCGCTTCACGTTATCCAAGGTACCGAGGAACCAAAATGAACGAACCGATGAATTGGCAAAGATGGCTTCGAGACTGGACCACGGAAACCGCCCCGCGATCGAAGATCTCCCATCCCGCGCCATCTCAGTTTTGTCTGTAGCTCTGGCCGAAGCGCGCACCACGTGGGTACAGGAGATGCTGCTCTTCAAACGCAACGGGGTCCTTCCCGACGACGAAGCCGCGGCGCGCCGCATTCGCCGAATGCAAGCATGGTATTCCGAGGTGAACGGACGGCTCTACAAACGGTCCTTCTCACAGCCCCTGCTGCGATGCCTCGAGCCTAGCGAAGTGAAGGCAGTCCTCGCCGAGGTCCACGAGGGGATCTGCAGGGAGCATATCGCTGCTCGAACCTTGGCCTACAAAATCCTTCGTCAAGGATACTACTGGCCCACCATGTCTCAAGACGCTAGAAACTACGTGCAGTGGTGCGGGCCCTGCCAGTGGCACGCCCGAACGCCCAGGCAGTCGGCGGTCCCCTTGtcccccatcgactgcgcatggcccGTCGCTCAATGGggattggacctcctcggcccttttcCACGGGCCTCGGGGCAACGACGATACATCATCGTGGGCGTGGATTACTTCACCAAATGGACCGAAGCCGAGCCGCTAGCGACAATCACGGAACGACAAGTGGAGAAATTCGTTTGGAAGAACATCATGACTCGATTTGGCTTGCCAGAGGCCATCATCACGGATAATGGACCCTAG
- the LOC135623180 gene encoding short-chain dehydrogenase TIC 32, chloroplastic-like, protein MWPFSRKGASGFSWSSTAEEVTEGLDGSGLTAVVTGASSGIGAETARVLALRGVRVVMAVRNLSSGVTVKDSILKEIPAAEVDVMELDLTSMASVRKFASEFNSLNLPLNILINNAGVMATPFSLSQDGIELQFATNHVGHFLLTYLLLDNMKNASRTSRIEGRIVNVSSEGHRFAYSEGIRFDKINDKSGYNSIGAYGQSKLANILHANELAKCFKEEKVEIIANSLHPGSIITNLLRYHSFIDVIARTLGKLVLKNVQQGAATTCYVALHPQVKEVSGRYFCDSNLAEPSSKAKDVDLAKKLWDFSVDLVT, encoded by the exons ATGTGGCCGTTCAGCCGGAAGGGGGCGTCGGGGTTCTCCTGGTCATCCACCGCGGAGGAGGTCACCGAAGGATTAGATGGGAGCGGCCTCACCGCCGTCGTCACAG GAGCATCGAGTGGAATTGGTGCTGAAACAGCCCGGGTTCTTGCACTTCGAGGTGTTCGCGTAGTTATGGCGGTTAGGAATTTGTCGTCAGGTGTCACAGTAAAGGACTCGATTTTAAAGGAAATTCCGGCTGCCGAGGTTGATGTCATGGAGTTGGATCTTACTTCGATGGCATCAGTGAGAAAGTTTGCCTCTGAATTCAATTCCTTAAATCTTCCTCTGAACATCCTTAT CAACAATGCAGGGGTAATGGCAACTCCATTCTCACTCTCTCAAGATGGTATTGAGCTGCAATTTGCAACTAACCATGTTG GCCATTTTCTTCTGACTTACCTTCTATTGGACAATATGAAGAATGCATCCCGTACATCCAGAATAGAAGGCAGGATTGTTAATGTTTCATCAGAGGGGCATAGATTTGCATACAGTGAAGGAATTCGTTTTGATAAAATAAATGATAAGTCAGG ATACAACAGCATTGGTGCCTATGGGCAGTCAAAGCTTGCGAATATATTGCATGCTAATGAACTTGCAAAATGCTTCAAG GAAGAGAAGGTGGAGATAATTGCCAATTCTCTTCATCCTGGATCGATTATCACAAATCTTCTTCGTTACCACAGTTTCATAGATG TCATTGCTCGTACGCTCGGGAAGCTAGTGTTGAAAAATGTGCAGCAG GGGGCAGCAACCACATGCTACGTAGCGCTGCATCCTCAAGTCAAGGAGGTGAGTGGCAGGTACTTTTGCGACAGCAATTTAGCTGAGCCAAGTTCAAAAGCCAAGGATGTGGACTTGGCGAAGAAACTGTGGGACTTCAGTGTAGATTTAGTTACCTGA
- the LOC135623186 gene encoding aquaporin PIP1-1: protein MEGKEEDVRLGANKFSERQPIGTAAQSDKDYKEPPPAPLFEPGELTSWSFYRAGIAEFMATFLFLYITILTVMGVVKSNSKCSTVGIQGIAWAFGGMIFALVYCTAGISGGHINPAVTFGLFLARKLSLTRALFYMVMQCLGAICGAGVVKGYQKGLYESNGGGANVVAPGYTKGDGLGAEIVGTFILVYTVFSATDAKRNARDSHVPILAPLPIGFAVFLVHLATIPITGTGINPARSLGAAIIYNKKHAWDDHWIFWVGPFIGAALAAIYHQIVIRAIPFKSRP, encoded by the exons ATGGAAGGGAAAGAGGAAGATGTGAGGTTGGGAGCAAACAAGTTCTCGGAGAGGCAGCCGATAGGAACGGCAGCGCAGAGCGACAAGGACTACAAGGAACCGCCACCGGCTCCCTTGTTCGAGCCCGGGGAGCTCACCTCTTGGTCCTTCTACAGGGCTGGGATAGCGGAGTTCATGGctaccttcctcttcctctacatCACCATCCTCACGGTCATGGGCGTGGTCAAGTCCAACAGCAAGTGCTCCACGGTGGGCATCCAAGGGATTGCCTGGGCCTTCGGTGGCATGATCTTTGCCTTGGTCTACTGTACCGCCGGGATCTCTG GTGGCCACATCAACCCCGCGGTGACCTTCGGGCTGTTCCTGGCGAGGAAGCTGTCGCTGACCAGGGCTCTGTTCTACATGGTGATGCAGTGCCTGGGCGCCATCTGCGGTGCCGGTGTGGTCAAGGGGTACCAGAAGGGGCTCTATGAGAGCAACGGTGGCGGAGCTAACGTCGTGGCTCCTGGCTACACCAAGGGTGATGGCCTGGGTGCTGAGATCGTCGGCACCTTCATCCTCGTCTACACTGTTTTCTCTGCTACTGACGCCAAAAGAAACGCCAGGGACTCTCATGTTCCC ATTTTGGCTCCCCTCCCCATTGGGTTTGCCGTGTTCCTTGTCCACCTGGCTACCATCCCCATCACCGGCACCGGCATCAACCCTGCCAGAAGCCTTGGCGCTGCCATCATCTACAACAAGAAGCATGCCTGGGATGATCAT TGGATCTTTTGGGTTGGACCCTTCATTGGAGCTGctcttgctgccatctaccaccagATAGTCATCAGGGCGATCCCATTCAAGAGCAGGCCCTGA